The window ACGGACAACAGAATCCTCAAATCAGACGTTGAGGCCCTCCGGGTCAAGGTGATCATTCATCTCCATCTTCATCTGCACATTGCATTGCTCATCACTGTAGCCATCGTCAAATCCGTCCTGCATTTTCGGCCGGTTTCTGAGCTCTGAATTCGTCCCCGTTTGTAAGTGCAGGTGAAGATGGCGGAGGACATGGTGGCGCGGGGGGCGCTGTCGTGCGGGCTCGGCCACCTGGGCGGGCTGTCGCCGGCGCTGAACCCCCGGCAGGCGTGCCGCGTCCCCGACGTGCTCGCCGGCCTGGACTACGCCGGCGACGACCCCTTCACGGCCGGGCTGTCCCAGCCGGAGCAGTTGCAGAtgcccggcggcgaggtggttgACGCCTGGGGCTGGGACAACCACCCCAACGGCGGCATGTCCAAGTGAAACTACTGGTCCTACTTCTATGTCAGCTCAGCTACGTTTGAAACGTGATGTGTCCAAGTGAACGGACTTGAGTTTTTCAGAGTCCTCGTGTCGAAGTGTCATGCACTCTTCCCTATTCCTGTAATAGAACTGACTAGCTAAGagactgaaagtctgaaactacGAAGTATAAATGTGGTGGAATTTGGAACTATTTTTTTCTGATCTGGTTGAGCTTGCCTTCTGAATTCATGATCCATCATTGGTGAGAGCCTGGAGAATTCAGGTAAGTGACCAAATGGTCGAAAAAATTTCATCTGGTAGGGATATGGTAAATCAGATTTACTCTGAAAGTGAATGCTTCGTTTCTGAACAATTCATGGTGATAAATAATTGAGTGCGATTTCTATGCTTCAAAGGACTCTAATAATGATCTGTGAATGGTTAAGGACGATTTAATTTACAATTACAATGGTTTGGTTCAGTTTTGATTTTGCTCTTCGTCCCTTCCCGCCATCTCCCTCGCGCGCTCCCTCTCTTCCATCTCCACCACCAGCTCGCCGTACGCGGCGGAGGCCaagccgccggcctccgccgtggccgccagcgccgccgcgaggccgacgcagatcctcttcttcccctcctcctcgttccactcctcctcgccgccgcgccgccgcgcggccgtggcgacggcggccgcctcGGCGGCGAGGGCATCCACGGCCCTGGTGGCCGCCTCGACGTCGACGGCCTCGACCGCGGCGGCCcacgcggcgaggaggcgcggcATGTGCTCGCCGTCCGCGACGCAGCTCCGGGCCCACCCCCAGAGCGCCGCCGCGTAGCCGCGCTGCGACTCCGCCCACGCCTCCATCGCCGCGCCCCACCCGCGGAGCTCCGCCCCgagcgcgcccgccgccgtggccgcccgcgcctgccccggcggcggcggcgggcccctgacgccgccctcgccgcccgcagccgcgcgcgccgccgccgccgacgacgacgagaggagCGCGCACGCCTCGTCCGCCGTGCGCTTCATCACCCGGTGCGCATCGGCGATCACCATCCACATCCTCGCCAACCTAAAACATCTCaaacaaattaacaaaaaaaagaggaaaaaacatCTCAGAAGATCAgatcgatggatggattggCATTGTTCTTGCCCTCGGATGAGCTGGGCGAGCtgggggaggagctcgtcgtcgcGGACGGCGGCGATCCGCTTGGAGACGGCGTCGACGGAGGTGATGGAGATGTCGAGCTTGGTGCGGAGGTCTCTCATGGCGGCCCTGGTCCTCTCGATGGCGGACGGCTCGGCGCCATTGGCGTCCTGGCTCCGCAGCAGCGCGCACTTCCTCTCGTACGACAGCCTCACCCGCTCCCCTGccttcaccaccaccgccatggAAAACGAAATGAAAAGCTCGGAGCTACACGAAGACGATGACGTCAGAGTTTGGAAGATATCGGGGTCTCTACCTTGACTTCCTCGTAGAGCCTCTTCTCCCACTCGTAGAGCCTATCGAGGCTCTCCTTGTGGCTCTTGAAGAGCTCGAATGGCTCCGGcgagacctcgccgccgccttcctcgtcATCACCGTCGCTCGGAGCAGCTGGTCGGACTGTCTACAAGACATCAATGATCAatgatggagaagaagaagaggaaggaatGGATTCTAATATTTCTTCTCTGTTAATTAAatggttattttttaaaaaaataacaaaatatatttatatgtaatatatcacttatATAAGcttaaatttaacttttacaagttataaaaaaataacaaattgagTATACCTATATTTATATAGGGGACATATTCGGTCAAAACTATCAAATAAGTAAAACCCGTGGAAAccatatttaaaagttttataaattcatgaaaaaattactaGAGATTGGTACAGGAATGAAATACATTCATACCAAATctcaagtccaaactcaacttcatttgagagaaaaaaaagac of the Oryza sativa Japonica Group chromosome 2, ASM3414082v1 genome contains:
- the LOC107276844 gene encoding protein ALTERED PHOSPHATE STARVATION RESPONSE 1; the encoded protein is MGCSSSKKVEEEAAVKTCHDRRSFVKKAIAQRNLLASSHVAYAHSLRRVSLALFYCLAEDEHLYFLQDTAASSAAPCRHRPCSPERKVLVMNWLRPDAGGVGGGAPVHPVVEVEQRWEENDVAAETVTVDGFFGADPGQLFHPSSYAPVNAMPASPPPPQPTTTWDFVSWDPFSSLHHDHQQYVSYGVEDDEERRRRSDDEDDEQMPELEEESDDAADDDDGDGDVKLQAEASPAAVERPMAEEEEEEKTVDRVKNELRVVASEEIEQQSTPGFTVYVDRPPASMAEAMRDIQGHFVKIVDTANHVSVLLEVVPYQRKVRPAAPSDGDDEEGGGEVSPEPFELFKSHKESLDRLYEWEKRLYEEVKAGERVRLSYERKCALLRSQDANGAEPSAIERTRAAMRDLRTKLDISITSVDAVSKRIAAVRDDELLPQLAQLIRGLARMWMVIADAHRVMKRTADEACALLSSSSAAAARAAAGGEGGVRGPPPPPGQARAATAAGALGAELRGWGAAMEAWAESQRGYAAALWGWARSCVADGEHMPRLLAAWAAAVEAVDVEAATRAVDALAAEAAAVATAARRRGGEEEWNEEEGKKRICVGLAAALAATAEAGGLASAAYGELVVEMEERERAREMAGRDEEQNQN